The region ATTGTCGAACGTCACAACAAGAGGCGTGATGAATTGCATGAGCATTACCGCGAGACCTATGACACACGCATAGCGGAAGCACGCCAGATTGTGCAGCGTGAAATCGCACAGATGCGCCAACAACCCCGACCTCCCTATGAGCTGGGCGCGGCACGAACCGACCAATTTGACACTGAATTGATTGATCGCCGCGCTGCAAAGCTGGTGGAGCGGGATTTGCAACGTGACCTGATGTCAATTGACCAGGATGAGACACAAGACCTCCAAACGCATTTTGAAACCGCATCGTATTCTGATGCGGCACCATCCCGAGACTACCAAAGCCGAACAACCGAGCGCGAAAACGCGCCGGATCAAACGCAAAATGCATCTTTGGCACAAGCCTTCCAACCCGTCCGATGAGGAATAAGGAATGAAACGCGATAGCTGGAATGCACTGGATTTGGATTTGCTGCGCCGTGAAGCCCGGTCACTAAACCGCACGGCTGATAGGGAAACCGCCGTCAAGATAACAGCAGATCATCATAAACTTCGCAGGATACAGGTACGTCGTTTTGAACGGGACAAAGACAAACGCATTGAAACGATGAAGAATCGCATTGCCAAAGAAAAGGGCATCAACTTTGACAGCATCAAACACCGCCGGGATTTGCGCAGCAGACGCCTTACCCACGCCGTGACTTCCAGAGCGACCAAAGAAGTGATGTTGGATCATCGCCGCCGGATTGATCACATTAACAATGCCGAGGGCAAGAAACTCACGGTTCTGATTGAAACTGCTCATCAGCGTGAACGGCTCGCCCGTGAAAACCCCAATCAACCCTCTCCACCCAAACAGCTTACAGATCAGCGCCAAAGCCCTGATCGCCTGCCGTTTCCGAGCCGATAGATCAATTCAGAATAAGGAGAAAACCCACGTAACATTATGAAAAATATATAGTTTTTGTTGAGTTTTGTAGGAATTTATGCCTATATTGTTCCCTTTTTGTACTCATTTGAGTGCAAGCAATAAACCAGAAAAGGAGACAACACCATGACAACAGAAACCCCGGATACAAAACACCTCGCAGCCCGCGACAGCTTCCATGGCAAGGCCATGACCGAGGCCCGGTTTGAAATGACCAACGCCATGGCAGGCATGCTTGAACGGGAAATCCGGAAATCGGGATCATTCTACAATCTAAGAATTGATCTGACGACGGCCCTTGCCCGCAACGAGAACATTGACCAACCCAAAGCTGAAGCCATGATTGCTGACGTGTTTAAGGCGCGCACGGGCGTCACCATGAAACAAATGCGCGATGGTTTGATCGAACGAGAAAAGCACCTTGCCGATACGATTGGTGATCAGGCACTGCAACAGGCCTATGCCAGCCTCAACATGATCAAAGACGCTGAAACCATGCCGCGTTATCGGGCAACCGATATTGCTGCTGTCACCTTGGCACAGGAAAACTCCATCACCGAGCTTGGCGCGAAACGATTCATGTCTGTGGCCTATGAACAGGCTGAGGGCAAGGAGTTCCACGAGGCCGGGAAAGAGGTTGAAGACGCCTATCACAAACCTGTCCGTGAAGCGCGAATTGCTGCCAGAAAGCAAACCGCACTTGAGAACCGCCAGCAACACCAGCCAACACGGTGATCCGATATGAACAAACCTGAAATTCCGCCACCCAAGTCAGACACAGGTTTGATGCCCGATGCGGACGCACCCGGCATTCGATTTGAGGTCGATGAATGGCTGCCGTATTTTGAAGATACGGACCTGACTTACGAGCAGAAATGTGAAACCGCAGAGGCTCTGTTCAACTTTATCCTTTCCGTCGTTGATCTGTATTTTGGCATGAATCCGACACAGGCGGCCTGTGGAGAGAAATTCGATATCGCCGCTATTTTGCAGCATCTTATGGTAGACTCGGATGATCACACAAATGCTGAATTCAACCAATTTGCAAAGGAGACAACGCCTAAGGAGGAGACCCTATGACAAATGAGACAGAAAAACCGTTGATTGCGATTATATACTGCCGTGTATCAACCGCATCCCAGACTAAAAAAGGAGACGGTCTTGGGTCACAAGAAACAAGATGCCGCGAGATATGCCAAGCGCGAGACTGGCCTGTAGAGCGAGTATTCTATGATCGGGCTGTTTCCGGGAGCCTATTAGATCGTCCGGGAATTAAAGAGCTTTTGCAGATTCTCAAACTCTCAAAGCATCCAGAAAATTATGTGGTTGTGTTTGATGATATCAGCCGCTTTGCCCGCGATATACGCACCCATCTTGATCTACGAGATGCCATTATTAATTCAGGGGCACAGATTTACTGCCCTACCGTGAAATTCGCCGAAGACTCTCACAGCCGCTACTTTGAAGAAATGAATGCATTGAACGCGCAGCACTATCGCCGCCTCAATGCGGAACAAACCTTGGAGCGCATGCGTGCGAGGGCACTGAAAGGCTACTGGCCGTTCAGTGCGCCTCCCGGTTACAAGTTCAAGAAGAAAGTGCCGGGCCATGGCAACGTGCTGGTACGCGACGAACCAATTGCCTCCATTCTTCAAGAGGCTTTACAGGGCTTCGCCAGCGGGCGGTTTGAAACTCAAGGGGAAGTCAAAACATTCCTTGAATCCCAACCGGAATTCACCTCCGGCAAAAAGAACCGCACAGTGCGCTACGAGGATGTCATTCGCATTCTTACACGGCCTCATTACTCTGGTTACATTGAATTCCCTGAATGGGATGTCTCGTTGCGTAAAGCCTATCATGAGCCATTGATCAGCCTCGAAGAGTATCAGCAAATTCAGGACCGGATTAATGGACGGGCAAAGGCAGCTGCACGAAAAGATATCAATGAAGATTTTCCTTTGCGAGGGTTTGTCACCTGCAATGATTGCAGCAACCCGCTGACCGCATCCTGGTCAACCAGCAAGACCGGGAAAAAACATCCTTACTACATGTGCTTTACCAAGGGCTGTGAGAGCTATCGCAAGTCTATCCGCCGGGACACATCGGAAGGTGAGTTTGCCGCACTCCTACACAACTTGCAGCCTTCTCAGAATCTCGTCAGCGTTACACAAGCCATGATCCGCAAGGTATGGGATGCGAGGATCGCTCAAGTCAAAGCTGGCTTCACGCGCCTGAAAGCGGAAACGACCAAACTGCAAAGACAAATCGACGGTTTACTTGACCGCATTGTAGACGCTGCTTCGCCCACAGTTATCACAGCCTACGAAACACGCTTGGCGAAGCTGGAAAAAGAAAAGCTGCTGACACAGGAAAAGCTCGCCAATCCGCCTGATTTTTCGAAAGGCTGTGATGAATTGTTCGAACTCGCTTTAATATTCCTCGCAAACCCTTGGAAACTATGGGATTCGGGGCGTTTAACCCTGCGTAGGACGGTGCTGAAACTGGCCTTTGTGGAGCCGATTTCTTACTGTCGGAAATCAGGACTTCGAACCCCAAAAACCACCTTACCGTTCAAGGTGTTAGAGGGAATTAGTACGGGGAAATGTGAAATGGCGGAGAGACAGGGATTCGAACCCTGGAGACGGTTTCCCGCCTACACGCGTTCCAGGCGTGCGCCTTCGACCACTCGGCCACCTCTCCGCAGGGCTGTGTGTTACAGCCAGCGCGGCGCACTATACTGATGATTTTCCAATAGGCAAGCCTCGTTTCAAAGGCTTGTGAACAAACGTGCATCCGCATAGGCTTGTGCTCTGATCTTATTGAGCTATTTCGTAAGGTCACAGAGCCTGAATCACGGGCTTTAGAGCGTGCTTCTGAAAAGTTGATAGACTTTTCAGATAAAAGCTCGCGCAGAAACAAACTCTTAAAGCACCGCCACCGGTTCAGGTTAAAGGTCTGGTGCTTTAATATGGAAACAGAAAGCCGGGGGCTGTAAATGATACGTCGAACCGTTCTACTGATTGGCCTGGCACTGATTGGCGTGGCAGCCGTGCTTGGTCTGTTCGACGCCACACGCAGTCTGGCAGCGGCCAGTCTTGAACTCACGCCACTTGGCGAAACCTGGTATCGGACAAGCCCCTATTCCCTCAATCTGTGCCAGGCAATTATCCAGCGCTATCTGTTGCCGGAAATCTGGGATCCGGGCATTCAGACTATTCTTCAATGGCCGAGTACTGCTGTCATCGGTATCAGCGGTTTCATGCTGCTGTTCCTTGGTCGCAAAAAGCGCCCCTCGACGGTGCGCGCCTGACCAGATAGGCTGCTGTTCCCTAAATTGACCTGCTGACCCTGGAGGATCTGATGTTTCTGATCAACATGCTCAACAAGAAACTGAAAATGCCTTCTGCTGAAGACGCTCTTCCAGGCAGGGCTGATCCGATCAAGACGGCGGATACTCATTTCATCAATGGCAATCCGCTGAAGGGCCCGTTTCCCGAGCATCTGGCCTTTGCCATGTTCGGCATGGGCTGCTTCTGGGGAGCCGAGCGGAAGTTCTGGCAGACCGATGGTGTATACATCACCGCCGTTGGCTACGCGGCAGGCTTGACCCGGAACGCCACCTATCAGGAAGTCTGCACAGGCCTGACGGGCCACAACGAAGTAGTTTTCGTCGCCTATGACCCGGATTTGATCTCCTATGAACAGCTGCTGGCCCTGTTCTGGGAAAGTCACGATCCCACGCAAGGTATGCGACAAGGCAACGACACTGGTACGCAATACCGATCAGGCATCTATACCTATTCGGATAGCCAGCACGAAACAGCACTCGCCTCCAAGACAGCGTTTCAGGCAGAACTGACACGGGCCGGATATGGACAGATCACAACGGAGATTCTGCCTGCCCCCGAGTTCTATTACGCGGAAGAGGCTCATCAGCAATATCTGGCCAAGAACCCTGGCGGCTATTGCGGACTGGGTGGCACGGGAGTGAGCTGTCCCACAGGCCTTGAAACAGCCTGAACCGGAACGACCAATCCGATTCTATTGATCAGTTCTGCCCCAGTGGTGCAGCATCAAGGACTGCTGTGCAGGACGGCGGAAGGTCCGCCAGTTTCAGCGGCCCACGTGGTTTCTTCGGCTTCTTTGACGGCTTGGGTGCCCAGGCCTCATCCGAAAACCACCAGGACAGTTCAGCGCCACATCCATCTCCAGCCGGCGGAGCAGCCTGATTGACGCACCCTGCCTGTCCTTCCGGACAGGATAGACGCACATGGAAATGATAGTGGTGTCCGTACCATGGCCGGACCTTGCGCAACCAATCTCGTGAGCCTGTTTCGGTTTCGCACAGCTTCTTCTTAATTCCAGGATGCACAAAAATCCGCGCCAAACCCACACCTTGCGCAGCCCGCTTCAAAACCCTGAAATGGGCTTCTGTCCAGACCCGGTCATCCACTTTCAATGTGTTCTTTTTCAGAACGGAAATAGCCGAGACAGTTTCCCGTTCTGCCTTTGAAAACCGCTTAGCAGGCATGGGGCGTAACCAGATATCCGCGTCGAGGCCAAGCTGATGAGATCGATGCCCTGTCAGCATCGGCCCGCCACGTGGTTGAGCAATGTCACCCACCAGCAATCCTGGCCAACCATCCAGCCGGGCAGCGTCACCGGCCAGTTTCTCAAGAAAACCGATCATGGCCGGATGACCCCAGTTCCGGTTCCGGCTTAGCCGCATTGCCTGCCAGTGGGGCCCATCAACGGACAGGGCCCGGCCGCCAGCCAGGCATCCCCGCGCGTAAGAACCAATGGACCGGGCCGCCAGGTTTGCGGGGCCATTCACATGACCAAACAGGGTCTTTGCCGCATCCCGGGTGCGATTACTTTTTGACGCGGGAACATGTGCAGGTGTCGTTTTCTCGGGAACATCATAAGGTCGGGACAAGGGAGCAGGAATCGTCGTAGCTTGCCCCTGCACCCCCAAAGCAGACCATATCACCACCCCAAGAAGTCCCGAAATCAGTCGTCCGTTCCCAGCGCTCATGATCTGCCTCTTATCCAATGCAAGAATCAGGTCCATGGTTGGTCGTTTTGCAATTGCGGTCAAGGCCATCCAGGAGTTGCATTGACCTGATGGAACAGGCACAGTTTCAGGAACGGTTCTATTAAGGTGATACTGATGCTGCGGTTTTCAGTTTTTTTCCTGTTCCTGCTCAGCCTCTCGGCCTGTTCTTTAATGTCGAAACGCGAATGCGCCAGCGCTGATTGGTCTTCCATCGGTCTCAACGACGCCTTGAGCGGTTTCCCCTCGGGCCTGTTCGCGGAACGGGCAAGTGCCTGTGCCAGCCACCATGTTGCGGCAGATGAAGAAGCCTATAGGCGTGGTTACTCCGTAGGTCTCATCAAATATTGCACCCCGGCAAGTGGCCTCGCCTCTGGACGCAACGGGGTTCTCTATCAGAAAACCTGCCCGAAGAACGAGGAACCACTCTTTCTCAAGGCTTATGAAGCTGGCAGCAAGGAAAGGGAAGCCCGGCAGGCTCTCGAAAGAGCCCAAGCAAGGGTCGATGAACTCACGCAGGCTCTGGAGCAGGAAACAGACAGCGGGAGGCGCAAAGATCTGCGCTACGACCTGAAACAGGCCGACAGGCAATTGAAAGCGGCTGAAAAGGAATGGAACACGGCCAGGGAGGCGAGTGAATCCTTTGAAACATCAGAGGAAAGCTGAACTACTCTATTCTGGAGCAAAGCCCCTGGGAGCACCATAATCCGGAAGATCATAGTAATCACCGGCATCCTCGCAATGGATCTGGGACCCATGACGGAAGCCAGACGGATCGTCGAACAGGCCGGGAGATATGGAGATTGTATGTTCGGCGTCTTCAGCCTGATCTGACCGATGATAGAAAAGCGATGACCCGCAACAGCGGCAGAATGCGCGTCGCGCCACGTCTGAAGATTGATACCAGGCGATCTGCTCTTCACCCTCATCAATGCTGAGATTATCGCAATAGACGCTGGTGGCACCCCAGTAATAACCGGTCCAGCGCCGACACTGTTTGCAATGACAGGCGATCACTTCCCGAAACGGGCCTGATGCAGACAGCTTGACCGCCCCACATAGACATTGGCCCGATTTCACTCTCTCGTCCGCCATAACGCGCACTCCCTAGGATCAAGACACATTGCTCGCAGATCAGGAAGCATGCTGGCACAGCGCAGGGAGCAGGCCTTGGTAAAACAGACCGAATTTGACTGGAAAGCGACTTCACTCCATCAAATCATGCAGAAACCGGCTGTTCAGCAAGTCTTGAGACTTTCTCTGTATGTGCGTATAGCAACAGCAAGGACGATGGCCTGTAACAGGCCAGAACAACAGAACAAGCCGGACGGATAAGACTCATGACCATCAGACTTCATAAAGGCGATCTGCCAGACCTGTCTCGCTATACCGGCTCCGTTGCAATCGACACGGAAACCATGGGCCTCAACCCACACAGGGACAGGCTCTGCGTGATTCAGCTCTCCCCGGGCGATGGCACGGCAGATGTGGTGCAGATTGCGCAGGGGCAAACAAAAGCGCCCAATATTCAGGCCCTCTTGGCGGATGCAACCAAGACGAAACTCTTTCACTTTGCCCGTTTTGATGTTGCCGTTCTCTACAACGCGTTCGGCACCATGACTGATGGTATCTACTGCACCAAGATCGCCTCCAAGCTGGTCAGAACCTACACAGATCGTCATGGTTTGAGAGATCTTTGCCGTGAGCTGATCGAGGTGGATATCTCCAAGCAACAGCAGAGTTCAGACTGGGGCGCTGACGAGTTGACTGAAGCCCAGACCGCTTATGCTGCATCAGACGTCCTGTATCTCCATCAGTTACGCTCCGTACTTGATGAACGGCTGGACCGTGAGGGGCGCAGCGAGATAGCCGATGCCTGCTTCTCATTCCTGCCGATACGCGCCAAACTGGATCTCGTTGGCTGGCCGGAAACAGATATTTTTGCGCATTCATAAGGCGGGCGATCAACTCTGCCCCGCTTTGTGGGGCAAATGCTCTACTTTCGTCACAATTCGTTATAATGTGAGCTGAATTCACCTGACCCTGGGGCGAGCCCCGGCAAGACCTTTGAGACATCCGGTTCGTCACAAAGGGCAATAGACGGATAGAGATGCAGAAATCAGATAACATCATCGCGGGTAATGCAGGATGGAAATCATCCTCGCTGATGCAGGCTCTGCATCAGCTGCGCCAGATGATTAAGACTGGTTTTCAACGCAGCAAAAACCGGCACGCCGGAAAGGGTCACGAAGCCTCACTGGCTACGCTGGCGCAGGATCGCCGTCAGATCTTTGAGAAGGCCAGACGGCACAGCCGCCGGGTCAGACGCCTCCGCTTCTGGCTTCCGATTTCAAGTGCTCTGATCATCGTGCTGTTTATCGGGTTTTCCTATGTCTCAAAAATAGGCCCCGGTCTTCTGATCACAGCAGCCTTGCTGTCTCAGGGAGGGTTGACCATGGACAATCCCAAGCTGAACGGCTTCGTTGATGGTCGCGCTTATCATGTGGAAGCCAAACAGGCGCGTCAAAGTCTGGATAATCCCAACGTGATCGATCTGGACACAATCCTGGCCAAAATCGATATGGACGACGGTCTCACCGTATCTTTCACGGCAGGACGCGGTCTGTTTGACACGAAAAAGGAAACTCTGGCGCTGGATCAGTCCATTACCATCGAGTCGAGCCAGGGTCATGCCGGTCGTCTTGAATCTGCCGACATTGATCTCAAGGCAGGCAAGCTGACAACAAATGGCAGCATTACACTGAGCCTTCCCGATGGCCGATTAGAAGCAGGTCACATGAGTGTTCGGGACGAGGGACGAACCGTTATTTTTGACCAGGGTGTGCGGATCAGCATCTTGCCAATCGGTAACTCGTTCCGCTAACAGATATATCGGACAGCAGGAAAGTCGGAAATCAACATGCTTATGCGCATCTGTCATGACATTGCCAGCCGCTTTTCAGCAGCTCTCACCAGCGGCCTGCTGCTTTCTTTTCTGCTTGTTTTTCCAGCAAACGCACAAGGGATCGGTGATGCCTTCAAGGGCTTTCGCAACAACTCAACCGACCCCATCCAGATTGAGGCTGGAAGCTTCGAGCTGCAGGACAAGAATCGCGTCGGCATTTTCCGTGGCAGCGTCGATGTCAGGCAGGCCAAGACACGTCTGAGAACTGCAGAACTCAGGGTTTATTATGCTGGAGATCTGACGGGCGGACAAAGCGACAGCGCCAGCAAAATCGAGCGATTGGAAGCCAAGGGCAAGGTCCGCGTGGATGCTGAGGGCGCAACCGCCACCGGAGACAGGGCCTGGGTTAATCTGAAGACAAACGAAGCCGAGCTCATCGGCAATGTTGTCCTCAGCCAGGATGGCAACGTCGCCAAAGGTGATCGCCTGATTGTCGACCTCAAGGCCGGGACCAGCCGTCTTGTGGCAGGGAAGAAAACAGGCCAGGCGAAAAAAGACGGTGGCCGAATTCGTATTCTGCTACAATCGCCAAGCAGTGCGAAAACGTTAAACAAGCAGTGATACAACACAGCGACCCGGATCTGTGATCCACGTGCTGGCGCCCTTATGGACTTGATGTGAAACCGTTCGACCCTAACCTAGATGCTTATCATCCGGCCTCGGACCAGCCTCTGACAGAGGCGGAATATGCACGTCAGCAAGAGCAAAGGGAAATGGATCTGATGGACGAGCTGGTCGGACAGACTGACCCGGCCTTTTTCCATCATCCGGAAGCACCTTATGAACATAGCTATGCGGACAACTATCCCCAGGAACCACTGATCCAGTCCGGTCCGGGATGGCTGACGGTGCGCGGCATCGGCAAGAGCTATCGCAAAAGAGCCGTTGTAAAGGGTGTAAGCCTGGCCCTTGCAAGAGGAGAAGCTGTCGGGCTTCTGGGTCCGAATGGCGCAGGTAAGACGACAGTATTCTATATGATTTCCGGCCTTGTCAGACCGGATTTCGGCGACATAGAACTGGATGGACAGGTCATCACGGATTACCCGATGTATCGCCGGGCACGGCTTGGCATCGGCTACCTGCCTCAGGAAGCGTCCATCTTCCGGGGATTATCTGTTGCCGACAATATCATGGCCGTCCTTGAGATGGTTGAACCCAGCCGCAAGCGCAGGCGTGAAGAGCTGGATGCTCTTCTGGAAGAATTCCGCATCACCCATCTGCGTAAGTCTGCCGCGATCGCCCTGTCCGGCGGTGAGCGTCGCCGTCTCGAAATTGCGCGCGCCCTGGCCAGCCGTCCCGCCTTTGTGCTGCTGGATGAGCCCTTTGCAGGCGTTGACCCGATTGCTGTCGGTGACATTCAGCAGCTTGTCCATCATCTGAAACTGCGCGGCATCGGCGTTCTGATTACCGACCACAACGTACGCGAGACCCTCGGCCTTATCGACCGGGCCTATATCATCCATAGCGGCAACGTACTGAAAAGCGGCACGCCCTCAGAGATCGTTTCCGACAAGGACGTTCGCCGCCTGTATCTTGGCGAAGGCTTCACGCTATAAAGCTACGATCCCGGTTCAAACCATTAAACATCTTTACAGATACCGGCGGGCATAACCCCCTGAGAGGGCTTTTCAGCTAATCGAGAAACGAATAGAGTAGCTGCAGGCAAAAAACAGGCCAACTCTCGAGGCACTTCACGACCCATGGCGTTATCCCCGCGGCTAGAAATCAGACAAAGCCAGTCTCTGGTGATGACGCCGCAACTGATGCAGGCCATTAAACTGCTTCAGATGTCGTCCCTCGATATTTCTGCTTATCTGGCTGAAGAACTGGACCGCAACCCTCTTCTGGAGATGTCACAAACTACAGAAGAGCCCGAAGAGGCCAGCTGGGCGGACGCTGAAACGCCAATAGAACCCCATCCAGATGACCAGACTGCCGGAGATCAGGCAGAAGCGTCTGATGAGAACTGGATGGAGAACAGCCTTGAGACCAGCGCGGACAGTATTTCCGACAAGCTGGATTCCTCTCTCGAGAACGTTTTCCCCGATGATTCAGAAACGCCGAAAGAAAGCCTCGAGCTGCCCGGCTCTGTTGACCCCTGGGGTACGGTCTCTCCCTCATCGACTGTCAGCTCGGATGACACAAATCTTGAAGCCTTCATCGCTGCGGAAGCAACCTTGGCCGACCATCTGTCAGAGCAGCTTTCTCTCGCCACCGATGATCCTGCCCTCCGCTTAATCGGACATTATCTGATCGATTTTGTCGATGACGCCGGATATCTGCGCGTTGATCTCGAAGAGGTTGAAGCGCGCCTTGGCGTGGTTAGTACACAGCTTGCGGAAGCTTTGGGCCTTCTGCAGAGTTTTGAGCCAAGCGGTGTCTGCGCACTGGATGTGAAGGATTGTATGAAGATCCAGCTGCGCGAACGTGATCGCCTGGACCCGGCCATGGAAGCGCTGGTTGATCATCTTGAACTGATAGCCGAGCACGATTTCGATCGCCTGAAAACGCTCTGCCGCGTGGATGACGAGGACTTCGCCGACATGCTCCAGGAGCTGCGATCTCTGCACCCCAAGCCGGGGCACCTGTTTGGCGGCGCGCCAACCCAGCCAATCGTGCCGGAGGTCTCCGTGCGCGCAGCCAATGACGGAAGCTGGCATGTGGAACTGAACGCAGACGCCATGCCAAAGGTGCTCGTCAACCAGACCTATTACGCAACAATTGCCAAGTCCGCATCATCAAAGGACGAAATCACTTATCTCAACGATTGCCTCCAGACGGCCAACTGGCTGGTGAAAAGCCTCGACCAGCGGGCACGGACAATCCTGAAAGTCTCGTCAGAAATCGTCCGTCAACAGGATGGTTTCCTGACCTACGGGATCAGTCATCTCCGCCCGCTGAATCTCAAAACGGTGGCCGAGGCAATCGATATGCACGAGTCCACCGTCAGTCGGGTAACATCGAACAAATACATGATGACACCCCGCGGTATTTTCGAGCTGAAATATTTCTTCTCATCATCCATTTCCGGCACGGACGGTGAGGATGCCCATTCCTCTGAAGCCGTCCGGCATCAGATCAAGGAACTGGTTGATGCGGAAAACCCGAAAAAGATCCTGTCTGATGATGCCATAGTCAAACTGCTGAAAGACAAAGGCATCGACATTGCCCGCCGCACCGTCGCCAAATATCGGGAAGCCATGCATATCCCCTCTTCCGTCCAGCGTCGGCGGGAGAAGAAGCATCTGCAGACCTGAAGTCACTGTCTGGTCACAAGGCTGTCAATCTCTGATCTGCCAACCGTCAACGAAGGTATCAATCATCAGACCACGTCGGCCTGGATGAGCCTTGAATGACTGCAACAAAACCCTGGAAGCGGCTGCAACAGCTTATACTTGCTCTTGGTATGACCCTGCTGGCCGGGTGTCAGCAGCTCGGGCTGAGCGTTGTCAACTGGCCGACCTATGCCAATTTTGACATGACGCTTCACAAGGGTATCGCCTATGGCGACCAGCCTCACCAGACACTGGATATCTATTTACCGGGCCCGGATGTATCCGGTTTTATCCCTGTTGTGGTGTTCTTCCATGGCGGCAGTTGGAGAGATGGCCAGAAAGAGGACTATCGCTTCCTTGGAGACCGTCTGACAAAGCACGGCCTGGCAGTCGTCATCCCGGATTACAGGAAATTTCCTGACGTCACATTCCCTGCATTCATGCACGATGCCGCAAAAGCTGTTGGCTGGGTCCACCGGACAATGAAGAAGATCGATCCACGCGTGAGCAACCTGCACCTGATGGGCCATTCCGCCGGGGCGCATATGGGTGCACTTCTCGCTGTTGATCCCGATTATCTTACTACGGAAGGACTAGCTCCCGATGCCATCACATCTTTCATCGGTCTCGCAGGTCCTTATGACTTCACGCCTGAAGAAGAGCCCTACACGACGATCTTCGGCCCGGAAGAAACCTATCCCAGAATGCGTGCCACAACGTTTGTCAGAGGGACAGAGCCGCCAATGATTCTGCTCCATGGCTCTGACGATGATGTGGTGAACGTCAGCAACCAGAACCGCCTGGCAGAAGCAATCAGGGCAAAAGGCGGCGTGGTTAAAACACGTGTCTACGACGACACCGATCACATCAGTATCATCAGCGCCTTCACATGGCTCTATGCTGACAGTTCAGACATTGTCAGAGATGTCATACAGGACATCCAGCCACGCGCGAATACAGGCTCGCCACAAGCAAACTAGACGGTCGTCCGACTCGAACTGAGCAGAATCAGCGAATGTCTGCAAAGACAATATCTTAGAGCATTGAGAAGGCTGGATTTCCCGACCTTCTCAACGCTCGA is a window of Coralliovum pocilloporae DNA encoding:
- the rpoN gene encoding RNA polymerase factor sigma-54 codes for the protein MALSPRLEIRQSQSLVMTPQLMQAIKLLQMSSLDISAYLAEELDRNPLLEMSQTTEEPEEASWADAETPIEPHPDDQTAGDQAEASDENWMENSLETSADSISDKLDSSLENVFPDDSETPKESLELPGSVDPWGTVSPSSTVSSDDTNLEAFIAAEATLADHLSEQLSLATDDPALRLIGHYLIDFVDDAGYLRVDLEEVEARLGVVSTQLAEALGLLQSFEPSGVCALDVKDCMKIQLRERDRLDPAMEALVDHLELIAEHDFDRLKTLCRVDDEDFADMLQELRSLHPKPGHLFGGAPTQPIVPEVSVRAANDGSWHVELNADAMPKVLVNQTYYATIAKSASSKDEITYLNDCLQTANWLVKSLDQRARTILKVSSEIVRQQDGFLTYGISHLRPLNLKTVAEAIDMHESTVSRVTSNKYMMTPRGIFELKYFFSSSISGTDGEDAHSSEAVRHQIKELVDAENPKKILSDDAIVKLLKDKGIDIARRTVAKYREAMHIPSSVQRRREKKHLQT
- a CDS encoding alpha/beta hydrolase; translation: MTATKPWKRLQQLILALGMTLLAGCQQLGLSVVNWPTYANFDMTLHKGIAYGDQPHQTLDIYLPGPDVSGFIPVVVFFHGGSWRDGQKEDYRFLGDRLTKHGLAVVIPDYRKFPDVTFPAFMHDAAKAVGWVHRTMKKIDPRVSNLHLMGHSAGAHMGALLAVDPDYLTTEGLAPDAITSFIGLAGPYDFTPEEEPYTTIFGPEETYPRMRATTFVRGTEPPMILLHGSDDDVVNVSNQNRLAEAIRAKGGVVKTRVYDDTDHISIISAFTWLYADSSDIVRDVIQDIQPRANTGSPQAN